Proteins from a single region of Nomia melanderi isolate GNS246 chromosome 11, iyNomMela1, whole genome shotgun sequence:
- the LOC143175062 gene encoding very long chain fatty acid elongase AAEL008004-like: protein MGLTEIYHHYNTELADERTNKWPLIGSPTSLILLSALYLYFVTGYGPRYMKDRKPYSFKTFIFCYNVAQIVTNALIVYHILDAGWYTDGFMHCTKLDYTYNRNPYKMAHIAWYLLIIKIIDYVETILYVFRKKERQVSFLHLYHHVSTVFLVWLIVKYYPNGYAMTVGMVNSAIHVLMYTYYLLSSFGPNMQKILAPVKPLVTLSQMIQFVGLIVYMMQSFIPGCPGTHLPACIMISNMATNFVLFYKFFRRTYTNKKVKKNED, encoded by the exons ATGGGTTTGACGGAGATTTATCATCATTATAACACAGAGCTTGCAG ACGAGAGGACCAACAAATGGCCGCTGATAGGTTCACCTACATCTCTTATCCTCTTGTCAGCTCTGTACTTGTACTTCGTCACAGGATACGGACCAAGATACATGAAAGACAGAAAACCGTACTCTTTCAAAACATTCATCTTCTGCTATAATGTAGCACAGATTGTAACAAATGCACTGATAGTGTATCACATATTAGACGCCGGTTGGTACACCGATGGATTTATGCACTGCACTAAACTGGATTACACATACAATCGCAATCCGTACAAG atGGCTCACATAGCGTGGTACCTGTTGATCATAAAAATCATCGATTACGTCGAGACTATCTTATACGTGTTCAGGAAGAAGGAACGACAGGTTTCGTTCTTACATTTGTACCACCATGTCTCAACGGTGTTCTTGGTTTGGTTAATCGTGAAATACTATCCCAATGGCTACGCCATGACGGTCGGTATGGTGAATTCCGCAATACACGTACTGATGTACACCTATTATTTGCTGTCTTCCTTTGGACCAAATATGCAGAAAATACTGGCACCGGTTAAGCCACTCGTCACATTGTCTCAAATG ATACAATTCGTAGGACTGATAGTGTACATGATGCAATCGTTCATTCCTGGCTGTCCCGGCACACATCTCCCAGCCTGTATTATGATCTCAAATATGGCAACTAATTTCGTCTTATTCTACAAGTTCTTCAGGCGTACTTATACCAACAAGAAAGTTAAAAAGAatgaagattaa